One candidate division KSB1 bacterium genomic region harbors:
- the ispG gene encoding flavodoxin-dependent (E)-4-hydroxy-3-methylbut-2-enyl-diphosphate synthase, whose amino-acid sequence MERRKTRQVNVGNIKIGGDAPISVQSMTTKKTEDVEAIVAEIRRMEEAGCEIIRITVPNDEAADGFAEIRKRIKSPLVADIHFNYRMALRAIEAGADKIRLNPGNIGSVDRIRAVLKAAKERGIPIRIGVNSGSVERDLLEKYGYPTPEAMVESAIKNVEICQDFGFDDIVISVKSSDVATMIQCYQLLSEKVDFPLHLGVTEAGLKEKGSIKSSIGIGTLLSQGIGDTIRVSLTEDVVEEVKVGYEILKSLRIRNYGVNIVACPTCGRIEVDLVDIVTKVEKQLEKYKDKNLTVSILGCAVNGPGEAREADIGLAFGKGSALVFKKGVKERMLNEDEVVNYLKEEIENWPDPE is encoded by the coding sequence ATCGAAAGACGTAAAACCAGGCAAGTAAACGTTGGAAATATAAAAATTGGCGGTGATGCTCCGATTTCCGTGCAATCTATGACAACTAAAAAAACAGAGGATGTCGAAGCTATAGTCGCGGAAATTAGACGAATGGAAGAGGCCGGATGTGAAATTATTCGGATAACGGTGCCGAATGACGAGGCAGCAGATGGATTTGCGGAAATTCGTAAAAGAATAAAATCTCCATTGGTTGCCGACATCCACTTTAATTATCGCATGGCATTGCGGGCTATCGAAGCCGGGGCTGATAAAATTCGCTTAAATCCGGGAAATATTGGCTCGGTAGATCGAATTCGAGCAGTACTTAAGGCAGCTAAAGAGCGTGGTATTCCGATTCGGATTGGTGTGAATTCAGGCTCTGTCGAACGCGACTTACTCGAGAAATATGGCTATCCTACTCCCGAAGCCATGGTGGAAAGTGCGATAAAGAATGTTGAGATTTGCCAGGATTTTGGCTTCGACGATATCGTTATTTCCGTAAAATCTTCCGATGTTGCAACCATGATTCAATGTTATCAATTGCTTTCTGAAAAAGTGGATTTCCCTTTGCATTTAGGCGTTACTGAAGCTGGTCTCAAGGAAAAAGGATCTATCAAATCTTCTATAGGAATCGGCACGCTGTTATCCCAGGGAATTGGCGATACCATTCGAGTTTCACTTACGGAAGATGTGGTTGAAGAAGTTAAAGTTGGTTATGAAATCCTGAAGTCACTTAGAATACGTAATTATGGAGTTAATATTGTTGCATGTCCAACCTGCGGTCGAATTGAGGTGGACTTGGTAGACATCGTTACAAAAGTTGAAAAGCAGTTGGAGAAATACAAGGATAAAAACTTAACAGTTTCCATATTAGGATGTGCCGTGAATGGCCCCGGTGAAGCACGTGAAGCGGATATAGGACTTGCTTTTGGGAAAGGGTCGGCTCTCGTTTTTAAGAAAGGCGTTAAAGAAAGAATGCTTAACGAGGATGAAGTTGTGAACTATTTAAAAGAAGAAATAGAGAATTGGCCAGACCCGGAATAA
- a CDS encoding peptidylprolyl isomerase gives MEGYIWKPSITSDLSAVEGYKIHAFHILLKTQVEAQSVLDKVKAGGDFKKLAAEYSIDPGAEKSQGDLGYFSRGDLIKEFEDVAFNLKINETSGIVKSSLGYHIIRRIE, from the coding sequence ATGGAAGGTTATATTTGGAAACCATCTATTACGTCCGATTTGTCTGCAGTTGAGGGTTATAAAATACACGCTTTTCACATATTATTAAAGACCCAGGTAGAAGCACAATCTGTTTTAGACAAGGTGAAAGCAGGTGGAGATTTTAAAAAATTAGCGGCTGAATATTCGATTGATCCTGGTGCGGAAAAAAGTCAAGGAGATTTGGGGTATTTTAGTAGAGGTGATCTGATAAAAGAATTTGAAGACGTGGCATTTAATCTGAAGATAAATGAAACCTCGGGTATCGTAAAATCATCGTTGGGATATCATATCATTCGACGGATAGAATAA